The following are encoded together in the Malaya genurostris strain Urasoe2022 chromosome 3, Malgen_1.1, whole genome shotgun sequence genome:
- the LOC131436403 gene encoding dynein light chain Tctex-type 5-like has product MESQTTSPVTAGVTTVPAVGPSGTVSSILKKSATNVSAGPAQKTGRFFGSAFNITNRYRANSSNLGKVSLAITNLKVINNEPLPPPICAMVSSDTPPLLKYQNSYHLESRNPFNREACEVILRESLDKSLQGVEYSSYFAPSLCQQICEDVKTKVKELNFDRYKIVVTVTMGERYMQGLKLIAQFLWDQEKDNYVSCIYDSSPSLFAVATIYAIYFE; this is encoded by the exons ATGGAG AGCCAAACAACGTCGCCTGTCACCGCGGGAGTCACAACTGTTCCGGCAGTTGGACCGTCCGGAACGGTCAGCTCGATACTGAAAAAATCGGCTACGAATGTGAGTGCAGGACCTGCACAGAAAACGGGACGATTTTTCGGTTCCGCGTTCAACATCACCAACCGCTACCGGGCCAACAGCAGCAACTTGGGTAAGGTCAGTTTGGCCATCACAAATCTGAAGGTCATCAATAACGAACCACTTCCGCCACCGATCTGTGCCATGGTGTCATCCGATACGCCTCCACTGCTGAAGTACCAGAACTCGTATCATCTGGAATCGAGAAATCCGTTCAACCGGGAGGCATGTGAGGTCATTCTGCGAGAGTCGCTGGATAAATCGCTGCAGGGCGTCGAGTACAGTTCGTACTTCGCACCATCGTTGTGTCAGCAGATCTGCGAGGATGTGAAGACTAAGGTTAaggagctgaattttgatcG ATACAAAATCGTCGTAACCGTCACGATGGGAGAGCGATACATGCAAGGACTGAAGTTGATCGCTCAGTTTCTATGGGATCAGGAAAAGGACAACTATGTGTCCTGCATATACGATTCTTCACCAAGCCTATTTGCGGTTGCAACAATCTACGCCATCTACTTCGAGTGA